The Bradyrhizobium ottawaense genome window below encodes:
- the era gene encoding GTPase Era, producing the protein MTAETSGEAPTATRCGFVALIGAPNVGKSTLVNALVGAKVTIVSRKVQTTRALIRGIVIENNAQIILVDTPGIFLPKRRLDRAMVSTAWSGAHDADLVCVLLDAKTGIDEEAEAILTKAASVNHEKILVINKVDLVQREKLLALAQAANERMKFARTFMIAAISGDGVDDLRKTLSEMVPAGPFLYPEDQMSDAPMRQLAAEITREKIYQKLHQELPYQSTVETDKWEERKDKSVRIEQTIFVERESQRKIVLGKGGATIKSIGADSRKELMQILDVPVHLFLFVKVRENWGDDPDRYREMGLDFPRE; encoded by the coding sequence ATGACGGCTGAAACAAGCGGCGAGGCGCCCACTGCCACGCGCTGCGGCTTCGTTGCGCTGATCGGCGCGCCGAATGTCGGCAAGTCCACGCTGGTCAACGCGCTGGTCGGGGCCAAGGTCACGATCGTCTCGCGCAAGGTGCAGACTACGCGCGCGCTGATCCGCGGCATCGTGATCGAGAACAACGCGCAGATCATTCTGGTCGACACGCCCGGCATCTTCCTGCCGAAGCGCCGGCTCGACCGCGCCATGGTTTCGACCGCCTGGAGCGGGGCGCATGACGCCGATCTCGTCTGCGTGCTGCTCGACGCCAAGACCGGGATCGACGAGGAGGCGGAGGCGATCCTCACCAAGGCGGCCAGCGTCAATCACGAGAAGATCCTCGTCATCAACAAGGTCGACCTGGTCCAGCGCGAGAAACTGCTGGCGCTGGCGCAGGCCGCCAACGAGCGCATGAAGTTCGCGCGGACCTTCATGATCGCGGCGATCTCGGGCGACGGCGTCGACGACCTCCGCAAGACGCTGTCCGAGATGGTGCCGGCGGGGCCGTTCCTTTACCCCGAGGACCAGATGTCGGACGCGCCGATGCGGCAGCTGGCGGCTGAGATCACGCGCGAGAAAATCTATCAGAAGCTGCACCAGGAATTGCCCTACCAGTCCACGGTCGAGACCGACAAGTGGGAGGAACGCAAGGACAAGTCGGTGCGGATCGAGCAGACGATCTTCGTCGAGCGCGAGAGCCAGCGCAAGATCGTGCTCGGCAAGGGCGGCGCCACCATCAAGTCGATCGGCGCGGACTCGCGCAAGGAGCTGATGCAGATCCTGGACGTGCCGGTCCACCTGTTCCTGTTCGTCAAGGTGCGCGAGAACTGGGGCGACGATCCCGATCGCTACCGCGAGATGGGCCTGGACTTTCCGAGAGAATAA
- the parC gene encoding DNA topoisomerase IV subunit A: MGKRIVPPEEPAEIHEVPLREALEERYLAYALSTIMHRALPDARDGLKPVHRRILYGMRLLRLDPGTAFKKSAKIVGDVMGSFHPHGDQAIYDAMVRLAQDFSSRYPLVDGQGNFGNIDGDNPAAYRYTEARMTDVARLLLDGIDEDGVEFRANYDGQSKEPVVLPGGFPNLLANGAQGIAVGMATSIPPHNAAELCEAALHLIEKPDAKSKALMRWVKGPDFPTGGICVDSKQAIAEAYTTGRGSFRVRARWEQEEGARGAWVVVVTEIPFLVQKSRLIEKVAELLDQKKLPLVGDIRDESAEDVRIVIEPKSKNVDPALMMESLFRLTELENKIPLNLNVLIKGRVPKVVGLAECLREWLDHLRDVLIRRSNYRKAQIEHRLEVLGGLLIAYLNIDKVIKIIRTEDEPKPALMKEFKLTEVQAEAILNMRLRSLRKLEEMEIRTEDKNLRAELKGINAVLASEAEQWKKVGEQVGKVRDMFGPKTPLGKRRTTFADAPEHDLAAMEEALVEREPVTVVVSDKGWIRTMKGHVEDLSGLAFKQDDKLGFAFFAETTSKLLLFATNGKFYSLDVAKLPGGRGHGEPIRLFIDLEQEAAPVALFVNKGGRKFLVASSEGQGFVVNEDDCVGTTKKGKQVLNVDMPNEARVVTEVLGDTVAVIGENRKMLIFPLDQVPEMARGRGVRLQKYKDGDLSDVAVFEAKAGLTWKDSAGREFSATMKELAEWQGTRADAGRLPPKGFPKSNKFGRGIG; encoded by the coding sequence ATGGGAAAACGAATCGTTCCGCCGGAAGAACCGGCCGAAATTCACGAGGTGCCGCTGCGTGAAGCGCTCGAGGAGCGTTATCTCGCCTATGCGCTCTCCACCATCATGCACCGCGCGCTGCCCGACGCGCGCGACGGCCTGAAGCCGGTTCACCGTCGTATCCTCTACGGCATGCGCCTGCTCAGGCTCGACCCCGGCACGGCCTTCAAGAAATCCGCAAAAATCGTCGGCGACGTGATGGGCTCGTTCCATCCGCATGGCGACCAGGCGATCTACGACGCCATGGTGCGCCTCGCGCAGGACTTCTCCTCGCGCTATCCGCTGGTCGACGGCCAGGGCAATTTCGGCAATATCGACGGCGATAATCCCGCCGCCTACCGCTACACCGAAGCGCGCATGACCGACGTCGCGCGGCTTCTGCTCGACGGCATCGACGAGGATGGCGTCGAGTTCCGCGCCAATTACGACGGCCAGTCGAAGGAGCCGGTCGTGCTGCCCGGCGGCTTCCCGAACCTGCTCGCCAACGGCGCGCAGGGAATCGCGGTCGGCATGGCGACCTCGATCCCGCCGCACAACGCGGCCGAGCTTTGCGAAGCCGCGCTGCATCTGATCGAGAAGCCGGACGCCAAGTCCAAGGCGCTGATGCGGTGGGTCAAGGGGCCCGATTTCCCGACCGGCGGCATCTGCGTCGATTCCAAGCAGGCCATCGCCGAAGCCTACACCACCGGCCGCGGCTCGTTCCGCGTTCGCGCGCGGTGGGAGCAGGAGGAGGGCGCGCGAGGCGCCTGGGTCGTCGTCGTCACCGAGATTCCCTTCCTGGTGCAGAAGTCGCGGCTGATCGAGAAGGTCGCCGAGCTGCTCGACCAGAAGAAGCTTCCGCTGGTCGGCGACATCAGGGACGAATCGGCCGAAGACGTCCGCATCGTCATCGAGCCGAAATCGAAGAACGTCGATCCCGCGCTGATGATGGAATCGCTGTTCCGCCTCACCGAGCTCGAAAACAAGATTCCGCTGAACCTCAACGTGCTGATCAAGGGCCGCGTGCCCAAGGTGGTGGGTCTTGCGGAGTGCCTGCGCGAATGGCTCGACCATCTGCGCGACGTCCTGATCCGCCGCAGCAACTACCGCAAGGCCCAGATCGAGCACCGGCTGGAAGTCCTCGGCGGCCTCCTGATCGCCTATCTGAACATCGACAAGGTCATCAAGATCATCCGCACCGAGGATGAGCCGAAGCCGGCCTTGATGAAGGAGTTCAAGCTCACCGAAGTGCAGGCCGAAGCCATCCTCAACATGCGCCTGCGCTCCTTGCGCAAGCTCGAGGAGATGGAGATCCGCACCGAGGACAAGAACCTCCGTGCCGAACTCAAGGGCATCAACGCGGTGCTGGCCTCGGAAGCCGAGCAGTGGAAGAAGGTCGGCGAGCAGGTCGGCAAGGTCCGCGACATGTTCGGACCGAAGACGCCGCTCGGCAAGCGCCGCACCACTTTTGCCGACGCGCCCGAGCACGATCTGGCCGCGATGGAGGAGGCCCTCGTCGAACGCGAGCCGGTGACGGTCGTGGTCTCCGACAAGGGTTGGATCCGCACCATGAAGGGCCATGTCGAGGATCTCTCGGGGCTCGCCTTCAAGCAGGACGACAAGCTCGGCTTTGCGTTTTTCGCCGAGACGACCTCGAAGCTGCTGCTGTTCGCCACCAACGGCAAGTTCTACTCGCTCGATGTCGCGAAGCTGCCAGGCGGCCGCGGCCACGGCGAACCGATCCGCCTGTTCATCGACCTCGAGCAGGAGGCGGCGCCCGTCGCGCTGTTCGTCAACAAGGGCGGACGCAAATTCCTGGTCGCGAGCAGTGAGGGCCAGGGCTTTGTCGTCAACGAGGACGATTGCGTCGGCACCACCAAGAAGGGCAAGCAGGTCCTCAACGTCGACATGCCGAACGAGGCGCGCGTGGTTACCGAAGTGCTGGGCGACACCGTCGCGGTCATCGGCGAGAACCGCAAGATGCTGATCTTCCCGCTCGACCAGGTGCCGGAGATGGCGCGCGGCCGCGGCGTGCGGCTGCAGAAGTACAAGGACGGCGATCTCTCCGACGTTGCCGTGTTCGAGGCCAAGGCGGGCCTGACCTGGAAGGACTCCGCGGGCCGCGAGTTCTCCGCGACCATGAAGGAGCTGGCGGAGTGGCAGGGCACCCGCGCCGACGCCGGCCGCCTGCCGCCGAAGGGTTTCCCGAAGTCGAACAAGTTCGGCCGGGGGATCGGGTAG
- the rnc gene encoding ribonuclease III, with protein MKDEAKDIAIQPTEAQAAPESEAAAKTPAKKKRTRSSKAKGTDANAALEARIGHSFADPNMLMQAITHVSALKSGRKRGDSYQRLEFLGDHVLGLVVSDMLYHAFPNADEGELSKRLAELVRKESCADVAKSLGLLDDIKLGSVGSSADARLRKSILGDICEAVIGAVFLDGGYAAASEFVKRNWTERMHKPRRPLRDPKTVLQEWAQGKGLPTPVYREVERTGPHHDPQFRVAVDLPGLAPAEGIGGSKRAAEKVAASVMIEREGVGGGNDG; from the coding sequence ATGAAAGACGAAGCCAAGGACATCGCGATCCAACCGACCGAGGCGCAAGCCGCTCCTGAGAGCGAAGCTGCAGCGAAGACGCCTGCAAAGAAGAAGCGGACACGGAGCAGCAAGGCCAAGGGCACCGATGCCAACGCGGCGCTCGAGGCGCGCATCGGCCATAGCTTCGCCGACCCGAATATGCTGATGCAGGCGATCACGCATGTCTCGGCGCTGAAGTCCGGGCGCAAGCGGGGCGACAGCTATCAGCGCCTGGAATTCCTCGGCGACCACGTGCTCGGGCTGGTCGTCTCCGACATGCTCTATCACGCGTTCCCGAACGCCGATGAGGGCGAGCTGTCCAAGCGTCTTGCCGAACTCGTGCGCAAGGAAAGCTGCGCCGACGTCGCCAAGTCGCTCGGTCTGCTCGACGACATCAAGCTCGGCTCGGTCGGCTCCAGCGCCGACGCGCGCCTGCGCAAGTCCATCCTCGGCGACATCTGCGAGGCCGTGATCGGCGCCGTCTTCCTCGACGGCGGGTACGCGGCGGCGTCCGAGTTCGTCAAGCGCAACTGGACCGAACGCATGCACAAGCCGCGCCGTCCCTTGCGCGATCCCAAGACCGTGCTGCAGGAATGGGCGCAGGGCAAGGGACTGCCGACGCCGGTTTACCGCGAGGTCGAGCGCACCGGCCCGCACCACGATCCGCAATTCCGCGTCGCGGTGGACCTGCCGGGGCTCGCGCCGGCCGAGGGCATCGGCGGCAGCAAGCGCGCGGCAGAGAAAGTAGCAGCTTCAGTGATGATCGAACGTGAAGGCGTTGGCGGCGGCAATGACGGCTGA
- a CDS encoding dodecin family protein, giving the protein MAQARQSIRSQEPRISVEILMLDFLGHTEQEDDMPDSVYKVIELVGTSSDSWEKAAANAVEQAAKSLRDLRVAEVIKLDMQLDENGKVEAYRAKLNVSFKFEGS; this is encoded by the coding sequence ATGGCGCAGGCCCGGCAGTCCATTCGGAGCCAAGAGCCGCGTATCAGCGTCGAGATCCTGATGCTAGATTTCCTCGGTCATACCGAACAGGAGGACGACATGCCTGATAGCGTCTACAAGGTCATAGAACTGGTCGGTACCAGCAGCGACTCGTGGGAGAAGGCGGCCGCCAATGCGGTCGAGCAAGCTGCGAAATCTCTCCGGGATCTTCGCGTTGCAGAGGTCATCAAGCTCGATATGCAACTGGATGAGAACGGAAAAGTTGAGGCCTATCGCGCCAAGCTCAACGTATCGTTCAAGTTCGAGGGCTCCTGA
- a CDS encoding adenylate/guanylate cyclase domain-containing protein gives MADIPATRYVKSDDVHIAYQVIGDGPRDLLFVPGFVSNLEALWQSPARTAFFCRLARFARIIMFDKRGTGMSDRGSQIFTLEQRMHDVQAVLDQVGSRQATLFGISEGGPMSLLYAATYPERTSALVLYGTYARRSWAPDYTFAWTDAQWSTFLDDIEHHWGTTDAMSLLMWAPSVAGNKHAVEQIAAYFRASASPGAASAIMRMNRDIDVRDILPVTRVPTLILHRTDDRVIDVKHARYMSQRIPRAKLIELNGEDHMVWVGNQDAILDEVEEFVTGHRQTAEPDRVLATVLFVDIAGSTERAAALGDGAWHVLLDAFYAKARGALGQYRGREINTAGDGFLATFDGPARAVRCASAIRDAVRPLDLKIRCGLHTGECEFVAHDIVGIAVHIGARVAALAAPGEVLVSQTVRDLVAGSGLAFEEKGTHLLKGVPDRWRLFRAVTGERFG, from the coding sequence ATGGCTGACATCCCGGCCACTCGCTATGTTAAAAGTGACGACGTCCATATTGCCTATCAGGTGATTGGTGACGGTCCGCGCGACCTGCTGTTCGTCCCGGGTTTTGTCTCCAATCTTGAGGCGCTCTGGCAATCGCCGGCGCGCACCGCCTTTTTCTGCAGGCTTGCAAGGTTTGCGCGGATCATCATGTTCGATAAACGCGGCACCGGAATGTCCGATCGCGGCTCCCAGATATTCACGCTTGAACAGCGGATGCACGACGTGCAGGCAGTGTTGGACCAGGTCGGCTCCCGACAGGCCACCTTGTTCGGAATATCAGAGGGCGGTCCGATGTCGTTGCTCTATGCGGCGACCTATCCCGAGCGCACGTCGGCTCTGGTGCTTTACGGCACCTATGCACGACGCTCGTGGGCGCCTGACTATACATTCGCATGGACAGATGCGCAGTGGAGCACTTTCCTGGATGACATAGAGCACCACTGGGGCACGACTGATGCAATGAGTTTGCTGATGTGGGCGCCCAGCGTTGCCGGGAACAAGCACGCAGTCGAGCAAATTGCTGCCTACTTCAGGGCCTCGGCAAGCCCAGGCGCGGCGTCTGCAATCATGCGTATGAACCGGGACATCGATGTCAGAGATATCCTGCCTGTCACGCGCGTACCGACGTTGATTTTGCATCGCACCGACGACCGCGTCATCGACGTAAAGCATGCCCGCTACATGAGCCAGCGGATTCCGCGCGCCAAACTGATTGAGCTCAACGGCGAGGACCATATGGTCTGGGTTGGCAATCAGGATGCAATTCTTGACGAGGTCGAAGAGTTCGTCACCGGGCATCGGCAAACAGCGGAGCCCGACAGGGTGCTTGCGACTGTGCTGTTCGTCGACATTGCGGGATCGACGGAACGCGCCGCCGCACTCGGCGACGGCGCCTGGCACGTGCTGCTCGATGCGTTCTATGCCAAAGCGCGGGGCGCGCTCGGCCAGTATCGAGGGCGCGAAATCAACACCGCCGGCGACGGGTTTCTTGCCACGTTCGACGGCCCGGCCCGCGCCGTGCGTTGCGCCAGCGCAATCCGTGATGCGGTGCGCCCGCTCGATCTGAAGATCCGTTGCGGTTTGCATACCGGCGAATGCGAATTCGTCGCTCACGACATTGTCGGCATTGCTGTACATATTGGCGCGCGTGTAGCGGCGCTAGCTGCCCCGGGTGAAGTTCTGGTCTCGCAAACGGTCCGCGATCTCGTGGCAGGATCCGGATTGGCCTTCGAAGAGAAAGGTACTCACCTGCTCAAGGGAGTCCCCGACCGTTGGCGTCTGTTCCGCGCCGTAACGGGCGAGCGCTTCGGTTGA
- the recO gene encoding DNA repair protein RecO, producing MEWTDEGIVLGVRRHGESSAIVELLTRGHGRHLGLVRGGAGSRMRPLLQPGNSVSAVWRARLDEHLGTYAIEGLKLRAATLLGSSHGVYGVTHLASIARLLPERDPHEEIFALLEHSLDDFDDIGGAAVHVIHFELAMLAELGFGLALENCAVTGETTDLIYVSPKSGGAVSRGAGEPWRDRLLRLPPFLRQGETASDLTEQDLQDGFRLTGLFLLRHVLEPRGLGHSDARAGFINALIRQQAKAAIPAP from the coding sequence ATGGAATGGACCGACGAAGGCATCGTGCTGGGCGTGCGTCGGCATGGCGAATCCAGCGCCATCGTCGAGCTCCTGACCCGCGGGCATGGTCGTCATCTCGGCCTCGTCCGCGGCGGCGCAGGCTCGCGGATGCGGCCCTTGCTGCAGCCGGGGAACAGCGTCAGCGCGGTGTGGCGGGCTCGGCTCGACGAGCATCTCGGCACCTATGCCATCGAGGGATTGAAGCTGCGTGCGGCCACGTTGCTCGGATCATCCCATGGCGTCTACGGCGTCACCCATCTCGCCTCGATTGCGCGCCTCCTGCCGGAGCGCGATCCGCATGAGGAGATCTTTGCGCTGCTCGAGCATTCGCTCGACGATTTCGACGACATCGGGGGCGCCGCCGTGCACGTGATCCATTTCGAGCTGGCGATGCTCGCCGAACTCGGCTTCGGGCTGGCCCTGGAAAACTGTGCGGTGACCGGCGAGACCACGGACCTGATCTATGTCTCGCCGAAATCCGGCGGCGCGGTGTCGCGCGGCGCGGGCGAGCCGTGGCGCGACCGCTTGTTGCGCCTGCCGCCGTTTCTGCGCCAGGGCGAGACCGCAAGCGACCTCACCGAGCAGGATCTCCAGGACGGTTTTCGGCTCACCGGTCTGTTCCTGCTCCGCCATGTGCTGGAGCCGCGTGGACTGGGCCATTCCGACGCGCGCGCGGGCTTCATCAACGCCTTGATCCGGCAGCAGGCGAAGGCGGCAATTCCCGCGCCATGA
- the lepB gene encoding signal peptidase I — translation MSVTSGTKTESGVGETIRVVIHALLIALVIRTFLFQPFNIPSGSMKATLLVGDYLFVSKYSYGYSHYSIPFSPPLFSGRIWGSDPNRGDIVVFRLPKDDSTDYIKRVIGLPGDRIQMRDGLLYINDTPVERQRMSEYVGEEPCGSEGGGISRVKRWKETLPNGVSYETLDCADNGYVDNTNVYTVPAGHFFMMGDNRDNSTDSRFLGQVGYVPQENLIGRAQMIFFSIAEGEHAWMFWRWPWAVRWNRFFKIVR, via the coding sequence ATGAGCGTGACTTCAGGAACGAAAACTGAGAGCGGCGTCGGCGAAACGATCCGGGTCGTGATCCACGCTCTCCTGATCGCGCTGGTGATCCGCACCTTCCTGTTCCAGCCGTTCAACATCCCGTCCGGCTCGATGAAGGCGACGCTGCTGGTCGGCGACTATCTGTTCGTCTCGAAATATTCCTACGGCTACAGCCACTATTCGATTCCGTTCTCGCCGCCGCTGTTCTCCGGGCGGATCTGGGGCTCGGATCCGAACCGCGGCGACATCGTCGTGTTTCGCCTGCCGAAGGACGATTCCACCGATTACATCAAGCGCGTGATCGGCCTTCCCGGCGACCGCATCCAGATGCGGGACGGGCTGCTCTACATCAACGACACGCCGGTCGAACGGCAGCGCATGAGCGAATATGTCGGCGAGGAGCCCTGCGGCTCGGAAGGTGGCGGCATCTCCCGCGTGAAGCGCTGGAAGGAAACGCTGCCGAACGGGGTGTCCTATGAGACGCTCGATTGCGCCGACAACGGCTATGTGGACAACACCAATGTCTACACCGTGCCAGCCGGCCATTTCTTCATGATGGGCGACAACCGCGACAATTCCACCGATAGCCGCTTCCTCGGCCAGGTCGGCTATGTGCCGCAGGAGAATCTGATCGGCCGCGCCCAGATGATCTTCTTCTCCATCGCCGAAGGCGAGCATGCCTGGATGTTCTGGCGCTGGCCGTGGGCGGTGCGCTGGAATCGGTTCTTCAAAATCGTCCGATGA
- a CDS encoding chromate resistance protein ChrB domain-containing protein translates to MSTFTTISSDKLARLIGTANGPALIDVRTDEDFAADRRLIPGSIKLSHDNVTDWGGDFAGRRAVVSCFRGEKLAQGTAAWLRQLGVEAETLEGGFEGWKAAKLPLVDARKLPPRDAKGRTVWVTRARPKVDRIACPWLIRRFVDPNAVFLYVAPSEVVAVGERFNAAPFDIENVFWSHRGELCTFDVMIEEFGIATPPLLRLATLVRGADTARPDLAPEAPGLLAASLGLSRMYDDDLAQLEAGMTLYDAFYRWCRDATTETHNWPTNKVKA, encoded by the coding sequence ATGTCTACGTTCACGACCATATCATCTGACAAATTGGCACGGCTGATCGGCACGGCGAACGGCCCTGCCCTGATCGATGTGCGCACCGACGAGGATTTTGCCGCCGACCGACGGCTGATCCCCGGCTCCATCAAGCTCAGCCACGACAATGTGACGGACTGGGGCGGCGACTTCGCCGGCCGCCGGGCCGTCGTCTCGTGCTTCCGCGGTGAGAAGCTCGCGCAGGGCACGGCGGCCTGGCTCCGCCAGCTGGGCGTGGAGGCCGAGACGCTGGAGGGCGGCTTCGAGGGCTGGAAGGCGGCCAAGCTGCCTCTGGTCGACGCCCGCAAGCTGCCGCCACGCGATGCCAAGGGCCGCACCGTCTGGGTCACGCGGGCCCGACCCAAGGTCGACCGCATCGCCTGCCCCTGGCTGATCCGCCGCTTCGTCGATCCCAATGCGGTGTTCCTGTACGTGGCGCCGTCCGAGGTGGTCGCCGTCGGCGAGCGATTCAATGCTGCCCCCTTCGACATCGAGAACGTGTTCTGGAGCCACCGCGGCGAGCTCTGCACTTTCGACGTGATGATCGAGGAGTTCGGCATTGCAACGCCGCCTTTGCTGCGGCTGGCCACGCTGGTGCGCGGCGCCGACACCGCGCGGCCCGACCTCGCGCCGGAGGCGCCCGGCCTGCTCGCGGCCTCGCTCGGGCTGTCGCGGATGTATGACGACGACCTCGCGCAGCTCGAGGCCGGCATGACGCTGTACGACGCCTTCTACCGCTGGTGCCGCGACGCCACCACCGAGACCCACAACTGGCCGACCAACAAGGTGAAGGCTTAA
- the dmeF gene encoding CDF family Co(II)/Ni(II) efflux transporter DmeF, producing MHSHSIEQWTHDHAFLGQKHDENERRTWFVVVLTLVMMVGEIVAGSLFGSMALLADGWHMGTHAAALGIAAFAYRFARRHLGNAHFTFGTGKFGDLAAFASAIILGLIAVEIAYESVLRLINPVPIVYGEAIAVAALGLCVNLASAWLLRDSHDHHHHGHSHAHDAHDHDHHGHHHHHDNNLRAAYVHVMADAATSVLAIAALAVAMYSGWVWADPAVGLIGSVVIASWAFGLIKTSGAVLLDVRADEKLERVIRARMEVGDDRVTDLHLWQVGPGHCAVLLSVVSDKPKQPAVYKRRLAGLKGLSHITVEVETCPH from the coding sequence ATGCATTCCCATTCCATCGAACAATGGACCCACGACCACGCCTTCCTCGGCCAGAAGCACGACGAGAACGAGCGGCGCACCTGGTTCGTGGTCGTCCTGACGCTGGTCATGATGGTCGGGGAGATCGTGGCGGGCTCGCTGTTCGGCTCGATGGCGCTGCTGGCCGACGGCTGGCACATGGGCACGCATGCCGCCGCGCTCGGGATCGCCGCCTTCGCCTATCGATTCGCGCGGCGGCACCTGGGGAATGCGCATTTCACCTTCGGCACCGGCAAGTTCGGCGATCTCGCCGCCTTCGCCAGCGCAATCATCCTCGGCCTGATCGCGGTCGAGATTGCCTATGAGAGCGTGCTGCGGCTGATCAATCCGGTGCCGATCGTCTATGGCGAGGCGATCGCGGTGGCCGCCCTCGGACTGTGCGTCAATCTCGCCAGCGCGTGGCTGCTGCGCGACAGCCACGATCATCACCATCACGGCCACAGCCATGCACATGACGCCCACGACCATGATCACCACGGCCATCACCATCATCACGACAACAATCTTCGCGCGGCCTATGTCCATGTCATGGCCGATGCCGCGACCTCGGTGCTGGCGATCGCAGCTCTTGCCGTCGCCATGTATTCGGGATGGGTCTGGGCCGATCCGGCGGTCGGCCTGATCGGCAGCGTGGTGATCGCGAGCTGGGCGTTCGGACTGATCAAGACGTCAGGCGCGGTGCTGCTCGACGTGCGCGCCGACGAGAAGCTGGAGCGGGTGATCCGGGCGCGCATGGAGGTCGGCGACGACCGCGTCACCGACCTGCATCTCTGGCAGGTCGGCCCCGGCCATTGTGCCGTCCTGCTCTCGGTGGTGTCCGACAAGCCGAAGCAGCCGGCGGTCTACAAGCGGCGGCTCGCCGGATTGAAGGGCCTCAGCCACATCACGGTGGAGGTCGAGACATGCCCGCATTGA
- the chrA gene encoding chromate efflux transporter produces MDTRNVQAGADAGHGISFGEAFRVWLRVACLSFGGPAGQIAVMHRILVEEKKWISEGRFLHALNYCMLLPGPEAQQLATYVGWLMHRTAGGLMAGGLFILPGIIAIMGLSYIYAIYGNVSFVEALFFGLKAAVLAIVVEAVVRVGKRALKNRVMIALAAIAFVAIFFFAVPFPIIIIAAGLIGYAGARSGRPEFAPAGHGHGDSTALIDSMLGEAVPEHVRPNTARAIGVGAFWLALWLVPVVVLLLALGQGNVFSQIALFFSKMSLVTFGGAYAVLAYVAQQAVEHYHWLKPHEMLDGLGMAETTPGPLIMVLQFVGFMAAFRDPGGLSPLLAATYGGLLATWVTFTPCFLWIFVGAPYIERLRGNTGLAGALSAITAAVVGVILNLSIWFALHTLFRETVPVHAFPLDFDRPVLTSVDLPALVLAIAAATAIFRFKLGMLTVLAGSCAAGVALRMAGVI; encoded by the coding sequence ATGGACACCCGTAACGTTCAAGCTGGGGCTGATGCCGGTCACGGCATCAGCTTCGGTGAAGCCTTTCGCGTCTGGCTCCGCGTCGCCTGCCTGAGCTTCGGCGGGCCTGCGGGCCAGATCGCGGTGATGCACCGCATCCTGGTCGAGGAGAAGAAATGGATCTCCGAAGGCCGCTTCCTGCATGCGCTGAACTACTGCATGCTGCTGCCGGGACCGGAGGCCCAGCAGCTCGCGACCTATGTCGGCTGGCTGATGCATCGCACCGCCGGCGGACTGATGGCGGGCGGCCTGTTCATCCTGCCCGGCATCATCGCCATCATGGGCCTCAGCTACATCTACGCCATCTACGGCAATGTCAGCTTCGTCGAGGCGCTGTTCTTCGGGCTGAAGGCCGCCGTGCTCGCCATCGTCGTCGAGGCCGTGGTGCGCGTCGGCAAGCGCGCGTTGAAGAACCGCGTCATGATCGCGCTGGCGGCAATCGCCTTCGTCGCGATTTTCTTCTTCGCGGTTCCCTTCCCGATCATCATCATCGCCGCCGGCCTTATCGGCTACGCTGGCGCGCGGAGCGGCCGTCCCGAATTCGCCCCCGCCGGTCACGGCCATGGCGACAGCACGGCGTTGATCGACAGCATGCTCGGCGAAGCCGTGCCCGAGCATGTGCGTCCCAACACCGCGCGTGCGATCGGCGTCGGCGCGTTCTGGCTGGCGCTCTGGCTCGTGCCGGTGGTCGTGTTGCTGCTCGCGCTCGGGCAAGGCAACGTGTTCAGCCAGATCGCGCTGTTCTTCTCCAAAATGTCGCTGGTGACTTTCGGCGGCGCTTATGCCGTGCTGGCCTATGTCGCCCAGCAGGCGGTCGAGCACTATCATTGGCTGAAGCCGCACGAGATGCTCGACGGCCTCGGCATGGCCGAGACCACGCCGGGCCCGCTGATCATGGTGCTCCAGTTCGTGGGCTTCATGGCCGCGTTCCGCGATCCGGGCGGCCTGTCGCCGTTGTTGGCTGCGACGTATGGCGGACTGCTCGCGACCTGGGTCACCTTCACGCCCTGCTTCCTCTGGATCTTCGTCGGCGCGCCCTATATCGAGCGGCTGCGCGGCAACACGGGATTGGCCGGCGCGCTCAGCGCCATCACCGCCGCCGTCGTCGGCGTGATCCTCAACCTCTCGATCTGGTTCGCGTTGCACACGCTGTTCCGCGAGACGGTGCCGGTGCATGCGTTTCCGCTGGATTTCGACAGGCCGGTGCTGACGAGCGTCGATCTCCCCGCACTGGTGCTGGCAATCGCGGCAGCAACTGCGATCTTCCGGTTCAAGCTGGGGATGCTGACCGTGCTTGCGGGCTCATGCGCGGCCGGGGTGGCGCTGCGGATGGCGGGGGTGATTTGA